The following coding sequences are from one Reyranella humidisoli window:
- a CDS encoding chloramphenicol phosphotransferase CPT family protein produces MMTETPERWPDLVLVNGPSSAGKTTLCRALQAAIPSPYLVVGFDDFILMSAPRYYRGADTGRQAEHDAFTALGVEMVTTSAPGAPPAVVARFGPVFRRLVQSMAPAVRALVDGGNPVIFDHVLHDRAMYESFCRSTAGLAVFAIGVTCPLGILEARERARGDRVVGRARGLADIVHTFCEYDVTVDTGAMGTEACVAIILEALAARAHGK; encoded by the coding sequence ATGATGACAGAGACCCCGGAGCGCTGGCCCGACCTCGTGCTGGTCAACGGCCCGTCAAGTGCGGGTAAGACCACGCTTTGCCGCGCCCTGCAGGCGGCGATTCCTTCTCCCTATCTCGTCGTGGGCTTCGACGACTTCATCCTGATGTCCGCGCCACGCTACTATCGCGGCGCCGATACCGGTCGGCAGGCTGAACACGATGCGTTCACGGCGCTGGGCGTCGAGATGGTGACGACATCGGCGCCAGGAGCGCCACCTGCCGTCGTCGCGCGTTTCGGGCCGGTGTTCCGCCGCCTTGTACAGTCGATGGCGCCCGCGGTGCGTGCGCTGGTCGACGGCGGCAACCCTGTCATTTTCGACCATGTGCTGCACGACCGCGCCATGTACGAGAGCTTTTGTCGCTCGACGGCCGGGCTGGCTGTCTTCGCGATCGGCGTTACCTGCCCGCTCGGCATCCTGGAAGCCCGCGAGCGTGCCCGCGGCGACCGCGTCGTAGGCCGGGCGCGCGGACTTGCCGACATCGTCCATACGTTCTGCGAGTACGACGTGACGGTCGATACCGGAGCCATGGGAACCGAAGCGTGCGTGGCCATTATCCTCGAAGCCCTCGCCGCGCGCGCGCACGGCAAGTGA